In one Saimiri boliviensis isolate mSaiBol1 chromosome 3, mSaiBol1.pri, whole genome shotgun sequence genomic region, the following are encoded:
- the FBXW7 gene encoding F-box/WD repeat-containing protein 7 isoform X3: protein MSKPGKTTLNHGLVPVDLKSAKEPLPHQTVMKIFSISIIAQGLPFCRRRMKRKLDHGSEVRSFSLGKKPCKVSEYTSTTGLVPCSATPTTFGDLRAANGQGQQRRRITSVQPPTGLQEWLKMFQSWSGPEKLLALDELIDSCEPTQVKHMMQVIEPQFQRDFISLLPKELALYVLSFLEPKDLLQAAQTCRYWRILAEDNLLWREKCKEEGIDEPLHIKRRKVIKPGFIHSPWKSAYIRQHRIDTNWRRGELKSPKVLKGHDDHVITCLQFCGNRIVSGSDDNTLKVWSAVTGKCLRTLVGHTGGVWSSQMRDNIIISGSTDRTLKVWNAETGECIHTLYGHTSTVRCMHLHEKRVVSGSRDATLRVWDIETGQCLHVLMGHVAAVRCVQYDGRRVVSGAYDFMVKVWDPETETCLHTLQGHTNRVYSLQFDGIHVVSGSLDTSIRVWDVETGNCIHTLTGHQSLTSGMELKDNILVSGNADSTVKIWDIKTGQCLQTLQGPNKHQSAVTCLQFNKNFVITSSDDGTVKLWDLKTGEFIRNLVTLESGGSGGVVWRIRASNTKLVCAVGSRNGTEETKLLVLDFDVDMK from the exons ATGAAAAGAAAGTTGGACCATGGTTCTGAGGTCCGCTCTTTTTCTTTGGGAAAGAAACCAtgcaaagtctcagaatatacAAG tACCACTGGGCTTGTACCATGTTCAGCAACACCAACAACTTTTGGGGACCTCAGAGCAGCCAATGGCCAAGGGCAACAACGACGCCGAATTACATCTGTCCAGCCGCCTACAGGCCTCCAGGAATGGCTGAAAATGTTTCAG AGCTGGAGTGGACCAGAGAAATTGCTTGCTTTAGATGAACTCATTGATAGTTGTGAACCAACACAAGTAAAACATATGATGCAAGTGATAGAACCCCAGTTTCAACGAGACTTCATTTCATTGCTCCCTAAAGAG ttggCACTTTATGTGCTTTCATTCCTGGAACCCAAAGACCTGCTGCAAGCGGCTCAGACGTGTCGCTACTGGAGAATTTTGGCTGAAGACAACCTTCTCTGgagagaaaaatgcaaagaagagG GGATTGATGAACCATTGCACATCaagagaagaaaagtaataaaaccaGGTTTCATACACAGTCCATGGAAAAGTGCATACATCAGACAGCACAGAATTGATACTAACTGGAGGCGAGGAGAACTCAAATCTCCTAAG GTGCTGAAAGGCCATGATGATCATGTGATCACATGCTTACAGTTTTGTGGTAACCGAATAGTTAGTGGTTCTGATGACAACACTTTAAAAGTTTGGTCAGCAGTCACGGGCAAA TGTCTGAGAACATTAGTGGGACATACAGGTGGAGTATGGTCATCACAAATGAGAGACAACATCATCATTAGTGGATCTACAGATCGGACTCTCAAAGTGTGGAATGCAGAGACTGGAGAATGTATACACACCTTATATGGGCATACTTCCACTGTGCGTTGTATGCATCTTCACGAAAAAAG AGTTGTTAGCGGTTCTCGAGATGCCACTCTTAGGGTTTGGGATATTGAGACAGGCCAGTGTTTACATGTTTTGATGGGTCATGTTGCAGCAGTCCGCTGTGTTCAATATGATGGCAGGAGGGTTGTTAGTGGAGCATATGATTTTATGGTAAAGGTGTGGGATCCAGAGACTGAAACCTGTCTACACACGTTGCAGGGGCATACTAATAGAGTCTATTCATTACAG TTTGATGGTATCCATGTGGTCAGTGGATCTCTTGATACATCAATCCGAGTTTGGGATGTGGAGACAGGGAATTGCATTCACACGCTAACAGGGCATCAGTCATTAACAAGTGGAATGGAACTCAAAGACAATATTCTTGTCTCTGGGAATGCAGATTCTACAGTTAAAATCTGGGATATCAAAACAGGACAGTGTTTACAAACATTGCAAG GTCCCAACAAGCATCAGAGTGCTGTGACCTGTTTACAGTTCAACAAGAACTTTGTAATTACCAGCTCAGATGATGGAACTGTAAAACTATGGGACTTGAAAACGGGTGAATTTATTCGAAACCTAGTCACATTGGAGAGTGGGGGGAGTGGGGGAGTTGTGTGGCGGATCAGAGCCTCAAACACAAAGCTGGTGTGTGCAGTTGGGAGTCGGAATGGGACTGAAGAAACCAAGCTGCTGGTGCTGGACTTTGATGTGGACATGAAGTGA